A genomic region of Dermacentor andersoni chromosome 9, qqDerAnde1_hic_scaffold, whole genome shotgun sequence contains the following coding sequences:
- the LOC140213210 gene encoding uncharacterized protein: MTLTWHMLDRTYAYVPFDTTAGLFDMYIRICTAGMRILKKSLRHPRQTALHAPGIASYGLYRILVAREVVGPSYLRALPLFDARHPLPVLVALIGTHILKQMVTLERFILFYDENFVRQNLPIFSQFGMLFSDTERYQVTVNNSGYIDDHYPHEGREIVVAGWANRLASSIPRLPEARAIAKATSAANSRDGRRRSFGGVPEDQLYFLVTCFTHCGASGRALQLQVRCGEASFCVQLSLSEPVIRQAYRSFVLIGRDGHQTRLANALPYFLNI; encoded by the exons ATGACTCTGACGTGGCACATGCTGGACCGGACGTACGCCTATGTACCTTTCGACACCACGGCGGGGTTGTTCGACATGTACATACGCATATGCACCGCGGGCATGCGCATCCTCAAGAAGTCGTTGCGCCACCCTAGGCAGACAGCTCTTCACGCGCCAGGGATCGCCAGCTACGGACTGTACCGCATCCTCGTGGCTAGGGAAGTCGTGGGCCCCAGCTACCTGAGGGCGCTACCACTGTTCGATGCGCGCCACCCGTTGCCTGTCCTTGTGGCCTTGATCGGCACCCATATCTTGAAGCAGATGGTCACGCTAGAGCGATTCATCCTGTTCTACGACGAAAACTTTGTG CGCCAGAACCTCCCAATCTTCAGCCAATTCGGAATGCTGTTCTCGGACACGGAACGCTACCAGGTGACGGTGAACAACAGCGGCTATATCGATGACCACTACCCGCACGAGGGGCGGGAGATCGTGGTGGCCGGCTGGGCGAACCGTCTCGCCAGCAGCATCCCGCGCCTGCCGGAGGCCCGAGCCATAGCGAAGGCCACGAGCGCGGCAAACAGCCGAGACGGCAGGCGCCGGTCTTTCGGCGGCGTCCCCGAGGACCAGCTGTACTTTTTGGTCACGTGCTTCACGCACTGCGGTGCATCTGGTCGCGCCCTCCAGTTGCAGGTGCGATGCGGGGAAGCGTCCTTCTGCGTGCAGCTGTCGCTATCGGAGCCAGTTATTCGACAGGCCTACCGCAGTTTTGTCTTAATTGGAAGGGATGGGCACCAGACGAGATTAGCGAACGCGTTGCCCTATTTCCTAAATATATGA